TCAAGATAACCTACTAGCGCACTCAAATCAATTGCTCCTAAAAGAATAACTGGAATCGGAGTAAAGCAGCAAAGAGCCACCAGAATTGTGCCACTTATACTAACGATGAGAGCGGTTTTAGGGTTCATCATTTTTAGCTGAATCACTCAATAGATTCGATTAGCCCGCAGATTTTACCCTGACAGATTTCTTCAGTCGGGAGAGTAGACGCATTGGGTAATAATTTACTAATTTCCTCGTACCGACTGGCTAATTCTTGACGTAAAGACATCATTTCCTCAATTTGGCGGTTTAAATCGTCTAAGCGTTGCTTAACCATTGTTTTGAGGCTAGCACAAGGAGGTGTTCCTTGAGTTCTAATAGCAATTAGTTGTTTTATTTCATTTAGGGAAAGTCCAAATCTCTTGGCTTTTTGAATGAAGCGCAAGCGTTCTTCATTTTCTTGACCATAGATGCGATATTGTGATTCGGTGCGTCTGGGAGGTTCAAGTAATCCCAAGCGTTCATAATAACGGATGGTATGAGCCGATATCCCTACGAGATCGCTCAATTCGCCAATCAACCAGCCTTCTTTACCTGCCATTTTGCCTTAACCTTGACCAATACCAGCAGCTACAAGCATCTCGCGAAATACAGGCTGTTGAGAGGAACAGCACTCTGCTAGTTTGCCATTTACTACTACCGCAGGAACGCGATAAATTCCATATTGTGTCCTTTTTTCTTTTTCTGCTGCACTCTCTTGGTGCAGATCGTAGATTTTTACCTCGCAATTGGAACAGGTCAATTCTCGCACCAGCTTGACGGTTTCATCGCATAAAGGACAGCCAGCTATAAACACTTCTACTAATCGTTTTGTCATCTCTTTTTCCTCTTTAAATTGGAGTTCTAGATTTAGCTTAAACCTTAGAGTTAACTCTAAAGTCAAGAAGAAATTTGTCCAATCCAAGTTTTCTAAATAACAATGATGACTCAAATAACTTATATTTACTAGCTTCTGCTAAGATTATGAGAAGAATATGAAAAGTAGCAAAAATGACATTTGATGTTTCCAGGCGCTCGCTGTTGGGAATGGGATTGCTCGGAGGGGGAAATATCCTAGGCAAATTTTTACCCAGTAAGGCATTAGCTCAAAACCCCAAACAGCACGACAACCACTTTACTAGCAGCGCGGTTCACGGTGGCAGCACTACGGTAGGTGATGTGGACAATGACCGTAATGGTTTTAGTCCCCGCGACATTTTAACCGATTGGGACGGGGGAAAAGTCTCTCAATTACCTAACGGTCAGACTTGGCGAGAATATGATATTGCTGTTGAAGAACGAGAAATTGAAATCGCCCCTGGAGTGTTTTATCCCGCCTGGACGTATAACGGTCGAGTTCCTGGTTCTACCATTAGAGTAACCGAAGGCGATCGCGTTAAGATTAATTTCCGCAATAAAAGCCGACATCCCCACACCATTCACTTTCACGGTATTCATTCTGCCAGACAAGATGGCGTTCCTGGGACGCTAGAAGCCATGCCAGGAGAAGAAGTAGTGTACGAATTTGATGCTAAACCTTTTGGCTGTCATCTCTATCACTGTCATTCTGCCCCTTTTAAGCGACACCTACACAAAGGACTTTACGGCGCATTTATTATCGATCCTGACCCCAAACGCCATCCTGAAGCAGAGCAACAAGCGCGATCGCGATTGTTGGGCAGTTCTGAAAATAAACAGTGGCAAGAATTTTTAATGGTAATGAATGCTTTTGATACCAACTTTGATGAAGAAAACGAATTCTATGCCGTCAATACAATTCCCCACGAATTTATGAAACGCCCCCTCCGTATCGAACGAGATCGCCCCGTGCGAGTTTATTTAATTAACGTGACGGAGTTTGACCCAGTTAACTCTTTTCATCTTCACGGTAATTTCTTTGACTATTACGATAGTGGAACGACCCTAACGCCTACTCTTCGCACCATCGATACCGTGATGCAGTGTCAGGGACAGCGAGGTATTTTAGAATTTTCCTTTCAAGAACACGCACCAGGGCAGTATATGTTCCATGCCCATCAGTCAGAATTCCTCGAACTCGGTTGGATGAGTGCCTTCGAGGTGGTGACATGAAAAAAACTTGGTTATGGGCAATCTTACCCTTGGTGGCTCTAATAACTTCGATTGGTATCTTTATCTCTACTAATCCACTCAGTCCTTTGGGTGTTTCTGCTCCCCCATTAGAAAATCTGACTATAGAGCGAACTGTCTTAGGCGATCGCGGTATTTCCTTGTTAGTTAGGGCGGAAGGTTCAGAACCAATGCAGATTGCCCAAGTGCAGGTAGATGGGTCTTACTGGACGTTTACCCAAAAGCCCCCAGGAGCTATACCCAGACTATCAACCGCCTGGATCGATCTGCCCTATCCTTGGGTAGAAAACGAAACCCATCATCTTAACTTGATTACCAATACGGGAATTAGTTTTGAACATACTATCGATGTAGCTGTAGCTACGCCTCAATTCACCCTCAGCCGTCTTTGGGGTTTTACTTTACTCGGATTATACGTTGGGGTCGTACCTGTAGGGCTGGGAATGCTGTTTTATCCATCCCTCAAAACTTTAGGTGGGGAAGGAATGAAGTTTATTCTCGCTTTAACCTTGGGAATGCTGGCTTTTCTTTTGGTAGATACCCTGGAAGAGGGATTAGAACTAGCTAACAGTGCAGCTAATGCTTTTGCGGGCAGCATTTTAGTTTGGGCGATCGCAGCTATCTCTTTTTTGACAATTTTAACTATTGGTCGCAGTCGAGGTAAAGCTCCTGAAGGACAAAGCCTATCTACTTACCTATCTTTCAGTATCGGCATTCATAATTTAGGAGAAGGACTAGCAATCGGTACGGCTTTTGCTGTCGGAGAAGCTGCCCTCGGTTCGCTTTTGGTAGTTGGTTTTACTTTGCACAACTTAACAGAAGGAATTGGTATTGCTGCACCTTTGGTTAAATCTAAACCGACCTTCATTACTTTTTTAGGCTTGACTGCTTTAGCGGGACTACCTGCGGTATTAGGAACTTGGCTGGGCGTTTTTGCCTTTTCTCCTCACTGGGCGGCAATATTTATGGGCATTGGTGTAGGGGCAATTTTACAAGTAATTGTAGAAGTTGGTTCGTATTTGGCACGTACCGCTAGTAAAATTGGTGGTACTTGGTTATCTAAGATTAGTTTGGCAGGATTTAGTGCGGGATTGATAGTAATGTACGGTACGGCATTGCTTGTTAACTTCTAAAGCGTAAAAGAAGTCTGATGTCAGATTAATTCTGTGTTCTGTTACTAGAATGGTATTGAGAGGTAATTTTCTTGTTCTAAGTTACAGCAAGAACAATCCAGCTATGAAATCGATGAAGACATCAGGCATTATCTTGGGGAGGACACGTGGGGCGAATCGAATTCGCGAGACTGAGATGTCCGTGATGACATTAACTTTTGGAGGATTGTCGGTTTTTGTCAGACCAGCTTTAGCCATTTCTCCTACTCAGTAGCAATCGGCAATTTTTGCCGTTCGCATGAATGCTGAAAACTTGTTCGCTCGCGGTACAGAGAAAATTGCTCGCGGTGATTACCAAGGGGCAATTGCTGACTTCGAGCGCGTTATCGCACTCAATCCGAATTACATTGAAGCTTATTGTAATCGAGGAATGGCGTACTTTGGCTTAGGAAATTTAGTCTGACCAGGAATGATTAATGTATTTAAAAATCAATGTCAATCTTGGAAGCTGGATTGTTCTCCTGAGAATTGAGAACATGAGTATAGACGGCAGTAGTTTTAGGATCGCTGTGTCCTAAAAAATCCTGAACTTCCCGTAAAGAAGAACCACTTTGAAGACTCAAAGTACCTGCTGTGTGACGCAGGCTATGAGGAGAAAGATTTCTTTCTCCTAAAGGACTAGCTTCGCGTCGTAAATCGGTATGTTTCAAGCCACATTTTTCTAGATAGCCATCAACAACAAAACCAATTCCTCTCCTGGATAGTCTTTGACCATAACGACGATTCGATAAGGAAATAAATAAGGGAGAAGTTGGAGTTAACTTTTCTTTGGCCTTCATGCGAGCTTGACGATACTGAGCTATTTCCGATCCCAAGTCAGGGCGTAAAATAACGGTTCGGATACTGTTTTTGCCATCTAGCTTGAAATAATACTGACCGCCCGATTCGCTAATATCTCCCAAATTAGCCCGATACATTTCGATGCTACGACAGCCCTGGAGTGCCATACAACCCAAGAGAATGCGATCGCGTAATACTTGTACTTTGGTGATATCCTTCCCACGAATCTTATAGATAGGTAAAATACTGTCTATTAACTGTTGTAGCTCCTCTAGAGCTAAATAATTAATTGTGCTACCAACCTCCCGCTTTTCCCTTGGTGCTTTCACTCCCACAACCGGATTTTCCTTGACCAATTTATCTGCCAAACAAGCAGTATAAAAATGCTTGATAGCAAGTAAAGATAAACGAATCGTGGTCGATGTTTTCGACTCATCAACTAAGTGTTTGCGATATTCAATAATATTTTTCTGGGTAATTAGCGCAGGATAAAGTTCTTGCTCTTTACACCAGTCAAGAAACTGAGCGGTGCGACTCTTATAGGTTTTAATCGTATCCACACTGGCATTGCCATCAGCAATAGTTAGGTTAAGATATTGCTCAAAACAGTCTCTCATTGCTCTGACCGTAGGCAAAGTTGAGACAGTACCCACAGAACTAGCTCTCTTGTCAAATCTGAGATCGTCTTTTGAGCGTCGAATTGCCATAGGTTGAGGTGAAACACTTGTCTAAAATATTACAGCAAAACGGGTTCTTCGATAATGGAGCGGAGGCAATACATCATTATGATGATAAACACTAATCATAATGATGTATAATTGAAGTAATAAATAAATAAGCTCAAAATGAACATTGCATTACTGCTAGAAGATTCAGATCTGAGTCCCACGCTGCTCGAAGATCGTGGTGCCTATATTCAGGCTGTTCGCCAAGGAGTTCCTGGAAAAATTGTCGAGCAAGCAGTTAAAGCTTTAGGAGAGCGAGACTTGTTTGTCCGTTTGTTGAGTACTAGTTCGGGCAACTTAAATCGTTTATACCATGCCAAACTACTGACAAAAGTTCAAAGTGAGGGAGTTTTAGATACCCTGAAGGTATTTAATGAAGCTATCAATGTTTTTGGCAATGAGGATATAGCAAAAGAATGGTTACACGCTAGTATTCCCGCAATTGGTGGAGAATTACCGATCGATCTATGCGACACTTTTGAAGGGAGAAGATTAGTTAGAGAATCTTTAGGCGCGATCGAGTATGGTGAGTTTACGTAAGTGAAGCTGTTTAGAATTACCCGAAGCAAATATTTAGAAAACTTTACTGGTAAAGGAGGTTCTTTTCTTAATGGAGCGCGATGGAACACCTCGGGAATACCAGTACTTTATTTCGCTTCAACTCCTAGTGTAGCTCTTTTGGAAATGGCAAATTATCTACCAAATCCCAGACTCATCCCAAGTGATTATAGATTAGGAATTTACGATTTACCCGATACCGTATCGAGTCAAACCCTAACGGTTGAAAATTTGCCTCAAGATTGGAGTTGCTATCCCTATCCATTAAGTACTCAAAAAATAGGTAGCCAATGGCTAAATGAAGGTAATAGTTTAATTTTGCTTGTACCCAGCGTAGCTGTACCTGCTGGTCTAGAAACTATTGCGGTAATAAATCCCAGACATTTAGAAATAAATCAGCTAAAATTATCGTCTGTCGAATCAGCTTTATATAACGATCGCGCTTTCAAAGGATCGACTGAATAAAGTTTACTACGTAGAATACCTGTTATTTGCACTAAAAGTTGTAAAATCGATCGAGAATTAATTGATTTTAAGGATAAAACGGATTGTATGTCTTATCACCACAAGAATTATCATTAAGGGATAAATTAGAGCAACAGGTACTCACTGGGTTTGTGTTACGTGGTCAGGCTTTAAGGACTATTAAACGGTTAAAACTGTATCGCGATAACTATGATAGTTTTGCCGAATATTGTGATGCTGTTTTCGGCTTTACCATGCTTTATATAGAACGATGTATGAGTGCTGCAGAAACTTATTATCAAATAGTTGAGTATTTAAAGACCCAAGGTCTAAATGAGCCTTATCCCAATAAACAAAAGCAGTTAAGACCAATTTTCCAAGCTCATTTAAGTCCAATTGAAGCTGGTGAAGTTTGGGTGATGGCAGTGGGGATTGCCTTGGGTCAAGTGCCTTCCTATTCAATGGTAAAAACAGCAGTCAAAACTTACCTACATCAAAAATATCCGACTATTAATCCTTTTGCTGAGGGTCAAATATGTCGCATAACTTCGGGAGTGTCAGGGAAGCTCAATTGTTGGTGTGTAATATCAGAAGTTAGAAAAGATAAATGTATAGTGGATACTTGGGACAGTCAATATGTAGTTTCAGTAGACGACTTATCACCCATGAAGTTTACCCGTGACCAAGAGGAACAAATGCTCTTATTGGGGGAAAGAATGACTGCTCTATCAGAAGTAGGGGAATTGGATGAAGCAGCAAAATGGGTCTTAAAGGGACTAGAAAAACTAAATCGTTCCCAACTTAATTCAATTGAGGAGAAGTTACTACAGGTACTAGAAGATTTCTATATATTCCACGATGTAGAATAACTACTAAATGAAGATTTAATTTATAAACTTCTACAAAGTAAATCGCTATTAGTGCTGTTTATTCTTTCTTAATATTTGACTATCGATTAAAAGAGAAACTATTTTTTCATACACATTGAAGTGACACAAATTTACCGATACTAGGATCGAACTGAATATAACAATTGCCTGTTGACCCATTTCTGTTTTTCCCGACAATAATTTCCATAATGCCTGATTCTGTTGTGTCTGGGTTGTAATATTCATCCCGATAAAGCATTAGCCCCAAGTCCATGTCTTGCTCGATATCACCACTATCTTTAATATCGGACATCAAAGGACGTTTATTAGCCATAGACTCAACACCTCGGTTAATTTGAGCCAAGGCAACAAAGGGAACATCAAACTCCTTGGCAATATCTTTAAATGCACCAGAAAACTTACCTACTGTCTGCGCTCTATTACGGCACGCTCTGTCTCCAAGCTTTTGAATATAATCCAGTACTACCAAACCCAATTTGCCATTCTCGGAACGGATTCTACGAAGGACAGAACGAACTCTGGAGGGTGTTAGTTGAATGGCAGGAGTATCATCAATAATGATTGGTAATTCTGCTAGTTTAGTTAATCCACTGACCAAAACATCATATTCATCCTCGTAAATCTCGTTGTGCATCAGTCGGTAAGAATTAATACCAGAGTGCATCGAGAGAAATCGCTTAGTCAACTGTTCCTTGGACATTTCAGCCGAGAAGAAAACTACAGGTTTCTGTTGCTCGGTGGCAATCTGATTAGCTAGATGGCAAGCTAGCCAAGTTTTACCCATGCTCGCTCTGGCAGCAATAACGATTAAATCCTGTTTGATTAATCCACCAATAAGAGCGTCTAAATCTTTTAGTCCCGTGGGATAGGCAGGAGATGAACCCTGCTCTATTTTCTCAAATACAGAGGCTAGACAATCACCGATCGGTAGAGGCTTGAATTTGTCTTGTTTGTTGGTAGTGAGATTAAATATTTTTTCTTCTGAAGTATTAAAGACTGTTTTTATTTCAATGGCATTGTCGTATGCTAAGTCTTGGAGATCGTTAGCTACTACTATCAGTTGACGGCGTTGGTATTTTTCTAGAATTAAAGCAATGTAGCGGTCGATATTGGTAGCAGAAATAGTTTGGTTAAGTAGTTTGGCTAGTTTAGCTGTGCCTCCTGCTTTGGTTAATGATTTGTGGTCTTTTAACCAAGTAGACACGCTTAGAAGATCTGTTAGTTTATCTTGCCCATGTAGTTCTAATGCTGCCTTGTAAATCTGTTGGTGAGCAGCAACGTAAAATGCTTCAATGGGAAGAGTAGAAGCAGTAATGCTAATTGCACTACTGTCGAATAGAATACTGCCTATTATAGCTTCTTCAGCTTCTATGTTGGTCGGGGAAAGATTATTACTGCTCATCTTTGTTGTTCAACAAATTACTTAATTGCTTGAGTTTGTTGGCAGATATTAGTTTTTTATTCGGTTCATCTGGCGTAGAGATAACTCTTGTTTGAGCTTTCTTGGCTTTTGGTTTACTTTCCGTATTAGGTTCTGCCTCAGTACGAATCATTGACAGCAAACAAGCTTCTTGACTCTTAACCTCGTGGCTATCTCGATATTGTTTAAATGCCTCTATAGAAGAAATTACTCGTTCGGGTTCGCGATTATTTATTTCTTGCTTGAGCTTTTTTCCTACCTTAATTCCCATGTCGAGAATTGATTCAATGATTAACTCTATGGGTTCAAATGTTTCAGGTGGATTGGTCGGAACAGTCTTTTTAACTGAAGTTTGAATGGGTACAACTTTACTTGATGGACTAGGACTAATTAATTCTCTTAACTGGGTTCTTAACCTCTGGCATTCATCTCGTAGTTCGTATATCTCTGTCACATGACCTCTTAGTTTCTCATTTTGACGCTTGAGGTCTTTAATAGTTACTGACAAATCGCAAATTTTTTGTTTAGAGACTTCGTGTAAGGTTTTGAGACTGCGCGGCTGATGTTTGGTATTCTCTTCAATGGAATTTATCGTAGTTTGTTTTTGGTGCTGAAGTTCGTGAATATAAGCTTTAATCTCATCCCACTTATAAAGATAGGAAATTGAGCAACCAGCTACTGTCGCTATATTTCTGAAGGTTAGAGGCTTCTTTTGTTGTCTTATTTCAGCAATGGCTTTGAGTACCTGCTCTTTTTTCTGTTCCTTTCTTTTAGCTTGTGTACGGCGAAGAACCTCAGCCTGTTTTTCCCGACTGTGCTTTTTATCCATTACCTAACTTCCTCAACTCTGGTAGCCATTTATCCATTGCTTCGACGGTGCTGCAAGCTTCTTCAGAGGCTAGTTCTGCACCTACTTTTCGGGCTTCAGTCAATCTTTGCTGTTCCCCTTTATACTGGCGTTCGTAAAGGGATAATTTAGCCGTACTCGGTCGAAAACTGGAACAGCCGTAGCACTTGGGGTAAAGATTAACTGGGCAGGGTGTTTTGGGGTCTTTAGTACAATGTCCGTAAACTACCAAACGAGGTGGTATATCAAGATCTAGTTCGTAGGCTTTAGGGTTTTTGAGTAAACCTTCGGGTAGAGATTGCCAAGGTAGAAATTTGTTGTCGAGATTAAGTAGAAGTTCTTGAAATGGTAAATCTACTTCAGCTATTTGCTCTCTAGTTGGTGGTGTGTAGTGCTGGAATGTTGTGTTCGGACTTTTGTGACCAGCATAGAGTCTGGCTGCTTCTATGCCAAATTTGGTACGAACCTCTTGTAGTTTACTGGGACGGGTTATTTTGCCGATAAAGTCAGGTTTTTGTCTGTTGGCATCTTTTATGTTCTCTTTTTCTATTATCATCCGAATGATACGAACCATTGGGTTGGTGTCGATATTAACTGGAGGAGGTTTGGGCAGAGGTTTTATATTCTTAAAAGCTGGATAGGATTTGTCTTTAATCGAACGAAAATGACAAAACAAATATGAATAGTCTTCACCTAAAACTTCTCGAATCCACTGCTGTTGTTGTTCTATTACCTGTCTAATTTCTCGACTAGCAGGAAGAGAAAGCCATCTTTTAGTTTTGTTGGTCAAGAATTTAATGTACCACTTACCATTTTCTGAAACCAGACAATCAAAACCTAGTTTGCATACCTCCCCTGGTCTAGCAGCAGTGTAAACTTGAACGAGGTAATGACAAGCGATAGGTGCGGGTATTTTATCTAAATGCTGTTTAATAACCTTACGGCTCACTTCATCTAGCCAATCAGGATCGTTTTTGCTTTCTTTTAGGAAGTCGCGACCGCGAATTAGATATTTTGCTTCTAAATCTAACCAGTCAAAGAAATCTCTGAGGTTAGATAGTTTTAGATTGATAGTACTATTGGCGTTGCTTAAAGAGCTATCTAAAAATAGATTTACTACATTTCTATCTATTTGGTCTTGGTTTTTAAGACCTATATTAGTAATTATTTTACCGAATTGCCTGAATGTTACTGCTCTGCTTACAAGAGAACTTTCATTATTAAATTTCTTTGACTTAATTAAATAGTAGAAGTACTTTTTCAACTCTTCTCGATACCAAATCGGCTTAATAGTCTGAAAGTTAAGTATTTTTGTAGAGGGTTTCTGATAAAAATGTCTTAACTCCCAAACATCATTATCAAAACAAAAAGTAGATAATGTTTCTTCTGTCTGGCTACCAAGCCAGCTATGAGGAAAGGTCGATTTGGAATTAAAAGTAATACCACAGAAATGGCATTTACAATATTTGCTGTATTTGGTGTATACCCATCCTTTTTGCC
The DNA window shown above is from Pleurocapsa minor HA4230-MV1 and carries:
- a CDS encoding heavy metal-responsive transcriptional regulator, with the translated sequence MAGKEGWLIGELSDLVGISAHTIRYYERLGLLEPPRRTESQYRIYGQENEERLRFIQKAKRFGLSLNEIKQLIAIRTQGTPPCASLKTMVKQRLDDLNRQIEEMMSLRQELASRYEEISKLLPNASTLPTEEICQGKICGLIESIE
- a CDS encoding thioredoxin family protein encodes the protein MTKRLVEVFIAGCPLCDETVKLVRELTCSNCEVKIYDLHQESAAEKEKRTQYGIYRVPAVVVNGKLAECCSSQQPVFREMLVAAGIGQG
- a CDS encoding site-specific integrase encodes the protein MAIRRSKDDLRFDKRASSVGTVSTLPTVRAMRDCFEQYLNLTIADGNASVDTIKTYKSRTAQFLDWCKEQELYPALITQKNIIEYRKHLVDESKTSTTIRLSLLAIKHFYTACLADKLVKENPVVGVKAPREKREVGSTINYLALEELQQLIDSILPIYKIRGKDITKVQVLRDRILLGCMALQGCRSIEMYRANLGDISESGGQYYFKLDGKNSIRTVILRPDLGSEIAQYRQARMKAKEKLTPTSPLFISLSNRRYGQRLSRRGIGFVVDGYLEKCGLKHTDLRREASPLGERNLSPHSLRHTAGTLSLQSGSSLREVQDFLGHSDPKTTAVYTHVLNSQENNPASKIDIDF
- a CDS encoding tetratricopeptide repeat protein, with protein sequence MNAENLFARGTEKIARGDYQGAIADFERVIALNPNYIEAYCNRGMAYFGLGNLV
- a CDS encoding RES family NAD+ phosphorylase, with protein sequence MKLFRITRSKYLENFTGKGGSFLNGARWNTSGIPVLYFASTPSVALLEMANYLPNPRLIPSDYRLGIYDLPDTVSSQTLTVENLPQDWSCYPYPLSTQKIGSQWLNEGNSLILLVPSVAVPAGLETIAVINPRHLEINQLKLSSVESALYNDRAFKGSTE
- a CDS encoding multicopper oxidase domain-containing protein — its product is MTFDVSRRSLLGMGLLGGGNILGKFLPSKALAQNPKQHDNHFTSSAVHGGSTTVGDVDNDRNGFSPRDILTDWDGGKVSQLPNGQTWREYDIAVEEREIEIAPGVFYPAWTYNGRVPGSTIRVTEGDRVKINFRNKSRHPHTIHFHGIHSARQDGVPGTLEAMPGEEVVYEFDAKPFGCHLYHCHSAPFKRHLHKGLYGAFIIDPDPKRHPEAEQQARSRLLGSSENKQWQEFLMVMNAFDTNFDEENEFYAVNTIPHEFMKRPLRIERDRPVRVYLINVTEFDPVNSFHLHGNFFDYYDSGTTLTPTLRTIDTVMQCQGQRGILEFSFQEHAPGQYMFHAHQSEFLELGWMSAFEVVT
- the merF gene encoding mercury resistance system transport protein MerF, with translation MNPKTALIVSISGTILVALCCFTPIPVILLGAIDLSALVGYLDYVLLPALLIMLALTVLSYSRYRRCYERQE
- a CDS encoding site-specific integrase, whose translation is MSNRKHPSISQHQTESGILKVNWHCEYRGEYNCPECEQKNIKSKLTWSFRSKSSLCQLRLGCNLCQKSVALTCQIPGVGRKHNPISQHQTQSGILKVNWNREYFGEYNCPKCKKNKNEEHKLNNYHRNQDSVCKLVLFCKVCQKEISLTNCVPAPIARYRPKIECPNPLCTGIGHNGQKGWVYTKYSKYCKCHFCGITFNSKSTFPHSWLGSQTEETLSTFCFDNDVWELRHFYQKPSTKILNFQTIKPIWYREELKKYFYYLIKSKKFNNESSLVSRAVTFRQFGKIITNIGLKNQDQIDRNVVNLFLDSSLSNANSTINLKLSNLRDFFDWLDLEAKYLIRGRDFLKESKNDPDWLDEVSRKVIKQHLDKIPAPIACHYLVQVYTAARPGEVCKLGFDCLVSENGKWYIKFLTNKTKRWLSLPASREIRQVIEQQQQWIREVLGEDYSYLFCHFRSIKDKSYPAFKNIKPLPKPPPVNIDTNPMVRIIRMIIEKENIKDANRQKPDFIGKITRPSKLQEVRTKFGIEAARLYAGHKSPNTTFQHYTPPTREQIAEVDLPFQELLLNLDNKFLPWQSLPEGLLKNPKAYELDLDIPPRLVVYGHCTKDPKTPCPVNLYPKCYGCSSFRPSTAKLSLYERQYKGEQQRLTEARKVGAELASEEACSTVEAMDKWLPELRKLGNG
- a CDS encoding metal transporter gives rise to the protein MKKTWLWAILPLVALITSIGIFISTNPLSPLGVSAPPLENLTIERTVLGDRGISLLVRAEGSEPMQIAQVQVDGSYWTFTQKPPGAIPRLSTAWIDLPYPWVENETHHLNLITNTGISFEHTIDVAVATPQFTLSRLWGFTLLGLYVGVVPVGLGMLFYPSLKTLGGEGMKFILALTLGMLAFLLVDTLEEGLELANSAANAFAGSILVWAIAAISFLTILTIGRSRGKAPEGQSLSTYLSFSIGIHNLGEGLAIGTAFAVGEAALGSLLVVGFTLHNLTEGIGIAAPLVKSKPTFITFLGLTALAGLPAVLGTWLGVFAFSPHWAAIFMGIGVGAILQVIVEVGSYLARTASKIGGTWLSKISLAGFSAGLIVMYGTALLVNF
- a CDS encoding MbcA/ParS/Xre antitoxin family protein, whose protein sequence is MNIALLLEDSDLSPTLLEDRGAYIQAVRQGVPGKIVEQAVKALGERDLFVRLLSTSSGNLNRLYHAKLLTKVQSEGVLDTLKVFNEAINVFGNEDIAKEWLHASIPAIGGELPIDLCDTFEGRRLVRESLGAIEYGEFT
- the dnaB gene encoding replicative DNA helicase, producing the protein MSSNNLSPTNIEAEEAIIGSILFDSSAISITASTLPIEAFYVAAHQQIYKAALELHGQDKLTDLLSVSTWLKDHKSLTKAGGTAKLAKLLNQTISATNIDRYIALILEKYQRRQLIVVANDLQDLAYDNAIEIKTVFNTSEEKIFNLTTNKQDKFKPLPIGDCLASVFEKIEQGSSPAYPTGLKDLDALIGGLIKQDLIVIAARASMGKTWLACHLANQIATEQQKPVVFFSAEMSKEQLTKRFLSMHSGINSYRLMHNEIYEDEYDVLVSGLTKLAELPIIIDDTPAIQLTPSRVRSVLRRIRSENGKLGLVVLDYIQKLGDRACRNRAQTVGKFSGAFKDIAKEFDVPFVALAQINRGVESMANKRPLMSDIKDSGDIEQDMDLGLMLYRDEYYNPDTTESGIMEIIVGKNRNGSTGNCYIQFDPSIGKFVSLQCV